In Flavobacterium praedii, the DNA window CACTTGTATTGATACCGTTACTTTGCGGATTAGTTACTTTAGTTGTTACACCACCATCAAAATCAACAAAAGCATAAGTAGCTGCTTCAAAATCTAATGGAAGAGTAGCTCCTGAAACCGCAACCGAACCGGCTGATTGTGTGATTTCGTCAAATAGATATGTTGAATTGGCGCTTCCATCTCCTGCAGTTCCCAAATCAAATATAAAAACCATATCTGAAGCCGTATTGGTTGTACTCACATTCGAAAAATCAAACGTTAGTTCTTCCCAAGTATTTGCAGCTGTTACTCCTGCTGATTCTTTTTCAAAATTACCATTAGGACTTTCAAATTTTAATAATAGTTTTTTACCAGCAACTGGTGACCATACTTTTACTTTAAATATTTTTTTAGTCGAAAAATCTACTGGAGTAGCCAAAGTAAGTTTACTTCCTCCCCATGGTTGACCAGCCCCTTTTATCATTTTGGCAACAGTAGCTGTGGTGTTAATTCCTGTTTTGTTAGGGTTAGCTATTGTAGTAGTAGCACCACCATCAAAACCAACAAAAGCAAACGTTCCTGTTTCAAAATCTAATGGAAGCGTTGGCCCAGTTACCACTGGCGGTGTAGTAACGGGTTGAGTAATTTCGTCAAAATAATAAGTCGAATTAACACTTCCATCACCAACGGTGCCTAAATCAAATATGAAAACCATATTATCATTCAAGTTATTTACACCGGCAACTCCTGTATAATCAAACGTAAGTTCTTCCCAAGTATTAGCAGCTGTAGTCGCCGCTTCTTTTTCGAATGCTGCTCCAGCGCCTTCAAATTTTAATAATAGTTTTTTACCAGCAACTGGTGACCATACTTTTACTTTAATTATTTTCTTTGTAGAAAAATCTACTGGAGAAGCCATTTTAAGTTTACTTCCAGCCCATGGTTGACCAGCTCCTTTTACCATTTTGGCTACTGTAGTTGTAGTGTTGATTCCTGTTTTGTTTGGGTTTGCAACTGTAATAGCGGCACCTCCGTCAAAATCGACAAAAGCAAATGTTCCTGTTTCAAAATCTAGTGGAAGCTTTGGTCCTGTTACAATTGGAGGTGTACCACTACAAGCAGTTCCAACTTCATATTTAATGTATTTGGTAACCGATTGACCTCCTGCATAAGCGAATTTACAAGCATAACTAATCAAAGAACCCGCCTTTTGACCCGTTAATTTTGCTTTGAATATTTTACTTCCAGCAGGATCGTTAACCATAGCTGTCTCTTCAAAAGGGCTTTCTTTCCATAAACCAACAACTAGGCCATCTTTTGCATCCAGTAACTCAAAAGCAATATTAACATCTGTTCCAACAGTTTCAAAATTAGCCTTGTAACCAGTTGTAAACGAACCTTGACTTGCTTCAGTCAAAACAGCATCACAAACAAGTACTGGTGAAGGAACAGAAGTTTTCGAGAAAGTAATATTGTCAAAGTAAGAAACATTTTCAGTAGATCTAGCTTGATAATCCAATGAAATCATCATTGTTACTATATCTGTCGATTGAATTTTTCCAATTTGATTGTAAAATTCAAATGATAGCTCTTCCCATTCATTGATTTTCGTGTTTTTTACTTTAATCTCTCCTAGCGAACCTCCATCCGCTACAGCAAATTTTAATGCAACATCACTTATAACGGTTTTGTAAACCATAATTTTTACTAAAGAATTTTTAGTATCTAAAGTAAACTTTCCTATATCATTCGTTTTACATCCTGCCCATGGAGCACCTGCAACAGTCGCTGTGTATTTACCAACAGTTGCTGATGTATTAATTCCTGAAGCATTAGGATTAGTCACTTTTTCGTATCCTTCAGGTCCAGTGCCATTCTCAAAATTTGCAAATGTCCAAGATGCACCATGCTCTCCAGTTTCAAAAGTAACAGGGGCATTCATTGCCATTGAAGCATCTACTTCTTTTACAAAATAAATATTATCTAAGTAAACAGTTGTTCCAGCAGTTACGGATTCAAATTTTAACTCTTTAATACTTATTTTATCTACACTCGTATAGTCAGATAAAATAATATCAATTGAATTCCAACCCGTTAAGGAAGGATTCACAGTTACGCTTTGTTCAGCCCCTGTTGTAGGAACCAAAAACACTTTCAAAGCATTACAATCTGGAGACCAGACATCCAAATGAAGTTTTGTCATTTTGGAAACATCAATTGGACTTTGCAATACAACTCCTTGGTAATTGAAATTAGAGTATTTTTTGGTAGCATTTCCAGAGACAAGAACCTCTTCATATACGGTTGATTGCCCCCAACCTGGATTCCAATTGGTTCCTGCCAAATCAGTATAGGCACCACCGCTAAAAAGCGAAATCACGTTAGCTGTAGCGGCTGTTGGTGTTGCAGCAGCTGCAGTTGGACTGGTTGGTTTAATTCCATCACAATAGCTACCTACCTCATATTTTATGTATTTTGTTACAGACTGTCCCCCTGCATAAGCAAATTTACAAGCATAACTTATTACATCACCAGGCGTTTGTCCAGTAATTGTTTTAGTGTAAATTTTAGAGCCAACAGGATTGTTTGTCATTGGTATATCCTCAAAAGGAGTTTCTCTCCACAATCCAACAACTAATCCATCTTTTTGATCTAGTAATTCAAAAGAAATATTCACATTTGTCCCTACTGTTTCAAATTTTGTTTTGTAGCCAACAGTAAATGAACCTTGTTGAGCATCTGTTAAAATAGCATCACACGCCACAACTGGTGGAGCAACCAAAGATTTCGAAAAAGTTATATTATCAAAATAGCTAATACTTTGATCAGTTCTATCTCTAAAATCCATAAAGAAAACAATCTGATCAATTGCTCCAGAAGTGGCTTGACCAATTTTTCCTGAAAAATCAAAAGTTAATTCTTCCCATTCATTAATTTTGGTATTTGCTACTTTAATCTCTCCTGTAGAACCTCCATCAGCTACAGAAAATTTTATACCAACATCACTTATAACCGATTTGTAAACCATTATTTTTATGGTACAATTAGAATAGTTGAGTTTAAAAGTACCAAGATCCGCAGCATGTTTAGATTCACAACCGGCCCATGCGGCAGCTCCTGCCGTAGTGGTTGACAAAGCAGTAAATTTACCAACTGTTGCTGAAGTATTTATTCCAGAAACACTAGGATTGGCTACTTTTTCATAGCCCTCTGGTCCAGTACCATTCCCAAAATTGGCAAAAGTCCAACCAGAGCCATATCCTCCAGATTCAAAGGTTATAGGCGCATTTTGCGAAAAACCCAATGCATAAAGCATTAAGAAAATCAACAAAGTAATTTTTTTCATATGGTTTAGTTTTAAGTTTCTCAAATTTAGTTCAGAAACAAAAAAACCTTTACAAAAACTAGTATGTAAAAACTATACCAAAAAAATAATATAAGTAAATAACCAATATTCTCTTGTATTCACAAGTCTAAATCTGTTTTTAAAATGATTCTTTGTAACAGCTTCATAATAGGTTATTTTGTAAAAAATGATAAATGATGTAGTAATGTATAGGTATTTACGAAAACGTTGTATTAAATATTATTTAAAATTATAACACTATAAAAATCATATTTATAAATAAATGGCCTTAATTTGAAATTATCTTAATTATTTATAACATATTATACCCAACTTTTAATGCGATTTTGTAGTTTAAAAGAACTATAAAATCAAATATCATAATAGCTAAATAAAAAATCAAGATGTAAAACACTAAACAAAAGCTATTATTAACCCGTTGCGTGAAATCATTTTTTACCACATAGAATTTATAGTTTTTAAAAGAAAAAAATAGACGTTTTACTATTCACATAGCTATACTATTTGTGAAATAGTACTATTTCAATATATTCTTTACCTATTTAGCATTAACCTATGATTCTATGTATTTAAATTTTTATTTTATTAGAATTTCACCCAACGAGCTATTATTAGTATTTAATTCGCAAAAACATGTTTTTGAATGCTATAAATAAAAAATAGTAGTGAAATTTTATGTTATAAAACAAAACTAAAAACAACTCATTGCATTTACTTCAAAACCCCATTCTCATCTATAAATTAAGTACTTTTGTGTAAAATTTACTTTTTATGCCAATTGATATTTCCAAACTCGATCCAAAGAAAAACATCATAATAAAAGGAGCGCAAGTACATAATTTAAAAAATGTTGATGTCGCTATTCCTAGAAACAAACTTGTAGTCATAACA includes these proteins:
- a CDS encoding putative Ig domain-containing protein, translating into MKKITLLIFLMLYALGFSQNAPITFESGGYGSGWTFANFGNGTGPEGYEKVANPSVSGINTSATVGKFTALSTTTAGAAAWAGCESKHAADLGTFKLNYSNCTIKIMVYKSVISDVGIKFSVADGGSTGEIKVANTKINEWEELTFDFSGKIGQATSGAIDQIVFFMDFRDRTDQSISYFDNITFSKSLVAPPVVACDAILTDAQQGSFTVGYKTKFETVGTNVNISFELLDQKDGLVVGLWRETPFEDIPMTNNPVGSKIYTKTITGQTPGDVISYACKFAYAGGQSVTKYIKYEVGSYCDGIKPTSPTAAAATPTAATANVISLFSGGAYTDLAGTNWNPGWGQSTVYEEVLVSGNATKKYSNFNYQGVVLQSPIDVSKMTKLHLDVWSPDCNALKVFLVPTTGAEQSVTVNPSLTGWNSIDIILSDYTSVDKISIKELKFESVTAGTTVYLDNIYFVKEVDASMAMNAPVTFETGEHGASWTFANFENGTGPEGYEKVTNPNASGINTSATVGKYTATVAGAPWAGCKTNDIGKFTLDTKNSLVKIMVYKTVISDVALKFAVADGGSLGEIKVKNTKINEWEELSFEFYNQIGKIQSTDIVTMMISLDYQARSTENVSYFDNITFSKTSVPSPVLVCDAVLTEASQGSFTTGYKANFETVGTDVNIAFELLDAKDGLVVGLWKESPFEETAMVNDPAGSKIFKAKLTGQKAGSLISYACKFAYAGGQSVTKYIKYEVGTACSGTPPIVTGPKLPLDFETGTFAFVDFDGGAAITVANPNKTGINTTTTVAKMVKGAGQPWAGSKLKMASPVDFSTKKIIKVKVWSPVAGKKLLLKFEGAGAAFEKEAATTAANTWEELTFDYTGVAGVNNLNDNMVFIFDLGTVGDGSVNSTYYFDEITQPVTTPPVVTGPTLPLDFETGTFAFVGFDGGATTTIANPNKTGINTTATVAKMIKGAGQPWGGSKLTLATPVDFSTKKIFKVKVWSPVAGKKLLLKFESPNGNFEKESAGVTAANTWEELTFDFSNVSTTNTASDMVFIFDLGTAGDGSANSTYLFDEITQSAGSVAVSGATLPLDFEAATYAFVDFDGGVTTKVTNPQSNGINTSANVAKMVKGAGAMWAGSKIKMATPVDFSTNKIFKVKVWSPVAGKKLLLKFEGTAGNFEQESTGVTTANTWEELTFDFTKVGTNNVADFMVFIFDFGTIGDGSANSTYYFDDVKQASIPVAPSTNYLVSFETGSVVGTWDSFENPGQTGFEFASNPSKTGINTSDKVGKFTAVPTGQRWAGCETTGGSIGTWELDATSTTVTMMVYKSVISPVGIKMATSYNGTTFEIKKNNTKINEWELMTFDISPFIKSGDATQINKFVVFPDFRSDTDPVRNADVVLYFDDIKFSAKKLFDPNYVAPPVDNPTVAAPIPPVRNAAEVKSIFSDSYAVYKEGNWCQCWGQSTVVSDVVIVAGDKVRKLENFTYQGITLPDGEVFNVLDMNKVHIDLWFNDAKSISLALVQQTPGGSVEAALKFTPTKTGWNSFDVDLNSTTMPGVDLSKVFQMKLTSEKQGSNVFLDNFYFWKDAATVLAQMDLPVTFDNATVDYSLLGFGGAEGSTVVIDPTLATNKVAKVVKPAVSETWAGTTISAAAGLGFKNKIPFSISVTKMSVRIWSPDAGTIVRLKVEDHADKNHTIETESTVTNAKGWETIVFDFAKPVSGTAAMNLAYNYDKATIFFGFGSNGTEKIYYFDDVKMVEIAKEPVLSYGVTAQIYPLGKPIYPLSINNSGGLVPVNGYSISPALPAGLSFDTTTAAISGTPSTLTLSTLYTVTGTNSLGSGSTTISLNVVRDFKSNNFTIETTGETCLGEKNGEINIKAVESHTYIAIINDKSYEFTTNSLRVFNLAPGIYTISISVKGESSVQSFTAVVPQGSTITGKTSKSSYNKLKVVMTEGTAPYKVYLDGEEQFETPFSTFTLDVNKESLLEVKTAKVCEGTYAKNIEGILYSSSAYPNPTSGSFEIAIPTIRKEVVIDLYTLNSVFISSKSYPLENGVVRLSLEGQTAGIYIVKVYLDTPSYLKIIKK